A genomic region of Anas acuta chromosome 1, bAnaAcu1.1, whole genome shotgun sequence contains the following coding sequences:
- the LOC137855936 gene encoding erythroblast NAD(P)(+)--arginine ADP-ribosyltransferase-like isoform X1, with the protein MEQLALGWVLLASTLFGTAATGSRRDVRAITEKVMDMAQDSFDDQYQDCRTEMEEKLKTVNRTEFQNKAYADTWRRAAKHWQKQWGNSNRPQVLPQEQAVAVLAYTDKGDLSKQLNTAMLEGGRSHEDYLESFPFKTLHFLLTEALHTLRKTQSPKCNSVYRGTTDRFTAQLNEHVRFGQFTSTSLQKEVAESFGQHTFFFVNTCYGVSIRSFSFRPEQEEVLIPPYEVFKVTNVIHHTEGTHIHLDSHSTHSNYKCALVKEKRCKAQPCVFSAGTSSPREPPHLWSLLLAAAALAAVGCL; encoded by the exons ATGGAGCAGCTCgccctgggctgggtgctgctggccagcacCCTGTTTGGCACCGCAGCCACTGGCAGCAGGCGAGATGTCCGTGCTATCACAGAGAAGGTGATGGACATGGCCCAGGACTCCTTTGATGACCAGTACCAGGACTGCAGAACTGAGAtggaggagaagctgaaaaCAGTGAACCGCACTGAGTTCCAAAACAAGGCGTATGCAGAcacctggagaagagcagccaAGCACTGGCAGAAGCAGTGGGGCAACTCCAACCGCCCGCAGGTGCTGCCGCAGGAGCAGGCGGTGGCCGTGCTGGCGTACACTGACAAGGGAGACCTGTCCAAGCAGCTCAACACAGCTATGCTTGAGGGTGGGCGCTCCCATGAGGACTACCTGGAATCCTTCCCCTTCAAGACGCTGCATTTCCTCCTGACCGAGGCCCTGCACACCTTGCGGAAGACCCAGAGCCCCAAATGCAACAGCGTCTACCGCGGCACCACAGACCGCTTTACGGCCCAGCTCAACGAGCACGTCCGCTTCGGCCAGTTCACCTCCACCTCCCTCCAGAAGGAGGTTGCTGAGTCCTTTGGCCAGCACACCTTCTTCTTTGTGAACACCTGCTACGGTGTCTCCATCAGGAGCTTCTCCTTCCGCCCAGAACAGGAGGAAGTCCTCATCCCACCCTATGAGGTCTTCAAGGTCACCAATGTCATCCATCACACAGAAGGAACCCACATCCATCTCGACTCCCATTCCACGCACAGCAACTACAAATGTGCGCTGGTGAAGG AGAAAAGGTGCAAGGCCCAGCCGTGTGTTTTCAGTGCAG gcacgAGCAGTCCCAGGGAACCCCCACACCTCTGGAGTCTCCTCTTGGCAGCCGCAGCCCTGGCAGCCGTGGGATGCCTCTAA
- the LOC137855936 gene encoding NAD(P)(+)--arginine ADP-ribosyltransferase 2-like isoform X2, with the protein MEHLGLGWVLLAGTLAGTLAASSTREQDLGPIKKLAMGMAQNSFDDQYQGCRYKMEVALKKLHHAEFKNHIYANTWRRADKRWRKQWGNSNHSQVLQREYAVAVLAYTANTGLYSQFNAAVREGGRSRGYYLQSFPFKTMHFLLTEALHTLRNAQGHRCYNVYRGVRGIHFTAQINQTVRFGQFASASLHKKATKRFGQDTFFIVYTCYGVPIWNFSFYPGEKEVLIPPFEVFKVTNVMSYFSRSIIHLRSHTTHSTYNCALLKGTSSPREPPHLWSLLLAAAALAAVGCL; encoded by the exons ATGGAGCACCTCggcctgggctgggtgctgctggccggCACCTTGGCTGGCACCTTGGCCGCCAGCAGCACCCGTGAGCAAGACCTCGGTCCCATAAAGAAGTTGGCTATGGGCATGGCCCAGAACTCCTTCGATGACCAGTACCAGGGCTGCAGATACAAGATGGAGGTGGCACTGAAGAAACTGCACCACGCGGAATTCAAAAACCACATCTATGCAAAcacctggagaagagcagatAAGAGGTGGCGGAAACAATGGGGGAACTCCAACCACTCGCAGGTGCTGCAGCGGGAGTACGCAGTGGCCGTGCTGGCGTACACTGCTAATACAGGCCTCTACAGCCAGTTCAACGCAGCTGTGCGCGAGGGTGGGCGCTCCCGCGGGTACTACCTCCAATCCTTCCCCTTCAAGACAATGCATTTCCTCCTGACCGAGGCCCTGCACACTCTGCGGAATGCCCAGGGCCACAGATGCTACAACGTCTACCGTGGCGTCAGGGGCATCCACTTTACGGCCCAGATCAACCAGACTGTCCGATTCGGCCAGTTCgcctctgcctccctccatAAGAAAGCTACCAAGAGATTTGGGCAGGACACCTTCTTCATTGTGTACACCTGCTACGGTGTCCCCATCTGGAACTTCTCCTTCTACCCTGGTGAGAAAGAAGTCCTCATCCCACCCTTTGAGGTCTTCAAGGTCACCAATGTCATGAGTTACTTCAGCAGAAGCATCATCCATCTCCGCTCCCATACCACACACAGCACCTACAACTGTGCGCTGCTGAAGG gcacgAGCAGTCCCAGGGAACCCCCACACCTCTGGAGTCTCCTCTTGGCAGCCGCAGCCCTGGCAGCCGTGGGATGCCTCTAA
- the LOC137850020 gene encoding erythroblast NAD(P)(+)--arginine ADP-ribosyltransferase-like, giving the protein MEHLGLGWVLLTGTLAGTLAASSTREQDLVPISEEAMDMAQNSFDDRYLGCRRKMEKKLKMVNRTEFENHSYADTWRKADEMWRNSNHSQVLRWEYAVAVLAYTYPKSLYLKFNAAVREGGRSRKHYLQSFPFKTMHFLLTEALHTLRKAQGRRCYNVYRGIRGINFTAQINQTVRFGQFASASLDKKATKRFGQNTLFKVCTCHGVPIWNFSFYPEEKEVLIPPYEVCDRDRNIIRLRSHSVHSNYNCALVNAFLFAHSQPFPCVRVLRGLRASSWRGLCVCE; this is encoded by the exons ATGGAGCACCTCggcctgggctgggtgctgctgacCGGCACATTGGCTGGCACCTTGGCCGCCAGCAGCACCCGTGAGCAAGACCTCGTCCCCATCAGCGAGGAGGCGATGGACATGGCCCAGAACTCCTTCGATGACCGGTACCTGGGCTGCAGACGCAAGATGGAAAAGAAGCTTAAAATGGTGAACCGCACCGAGTTCGAAAACCACAGCTATGCAGACACCTGGAGAAAAGCAGATGAGATGTGGCGGAACTCCAACCACTCGCAGGTGCTGCGGTGGGAGTACGCGGTGGCCGTGCTGGCGTACACTTACCCTAAAAGTCTGTACCTCAAGTTCAACGCAGCTGTGCGTGAGGGTGGGCGCTCCCGCAAGCACTACCTGCAATCCTTCCCCTTCAAGACAATGCATTTCCTCCTGACCGAGGCCCTGCACACTCTGCGGAAAGCCCAGGGCCGCAGATGCTACAACGTCTACCGGGGCATCAGGGGCATCAACTTTACAGCCCAGATCAACCAGACTGTCCGCTTCGGCCAGTTCGCCTCTGCCTCCCTCGATAAGAAAGCTACCAAGAGATTTGGCCAGAACACTTTATTCAAAGTGTGCACCTGCCATGGTGTCCCCATCTGGAATTTCTCCTTCTACCCTGAGGAGAAAGAAGTCCTCATCCCACCCTATGAGGTCTGTGACAGAGACAGAAACATCATCCGTCTCCGCTCCCATAGTGTGCACAGCAACTACAACTGTGCACTGGTGAATG cttttctctttgcacacTCGCAGCCTTTCCCATGTGTCCGCGTGCTGAGAGGCCTACGTGCCAGCTCCTGGCGAGGCCTCTGTGTGTGCGAGTGA
- the LOC137855936 gene encoding erythroblast NAD(P)(+)--arginine ADP-ribosyltransferase-like isoform X3: protein MEQLALGWVLLASTLFGTAATGSRRDVRAITEKVMDMAQDSFDDQYQDCRTEMEEKLKTVNRTEFQNKAYADTWRRAAKHWQKQWGNSNRPQVLPQEQAVAVLAYTDKGDLSKQLNTAMLEGGRSHEDYLESFPFKTLHFLLTEALHTLRKTQSPKCNSVYRGTTDRFTAQLNEHVRFGQFTSTSLQKEVAESFGQHTFFFVNTCYGVSIRSFSFRPEQEEVLIPPYEVFKVTNVIHHTEGTHIHLDSHSTHSNYKCALVKGTSSPREPPHLWSLLLAAAALAAVGCL, encoded by the exons ATGGAGCAGCTCgccctgggctgggtgctgctggccagcacCCTGTTTGGCACCGCAGCCACTGGCAGCAGGCGAGATGTCCGTGCTATCACAGAGAAGGTGATGGACATGGCCCAGGACTCCTTTGATGACCAGTACCAGGACTGCAGAACTGAGAtggaggagaagctgaaaaCAGTGAACCGCACTGAGTTCCAAAACAAGGCGTATGCAGAcacctggagaagagcagccaAGCACTGGCAGAAGCAGTGGGGCAACTCCAACCGCCCGCAGGTGCTGCCGCAGGAGCAGGCGGTGGCCGTGCTGGCGTACACTGACAAGGGAGACCTGTCCAAGCAGCTCAACACAGCTATGCTTGAGGGTGGGCGCTCCCATGAGGACTACCTGGAATCCTTCCCCTTCAAGACGCTGCATTTCCTCCTGACCGAGGCCCTGCACACCTTGCGGAAGACCCAGAGCCCCAAATGCAACAGCGTCTACCGCGGCACCACAGACCGCTTTACGGCCCAGCTCAACGAGCACGTCCGCTTCGGCCAGTTCACCTCCACCTCCCTCCAGAAGGAGGTTGCTGAGTCCTTTGGCCAGCACACCTTCTTCTTTGTGAACACCTGCTACGGTGTCTCCATCAGGAGCTTCTCCTTCCGCCCAGAACAGGAGGAAGTCCTCATCCCACCCTATGAGGTCTTCAAGGTCACCAATGTCATCCATCACACAGAAGGAACCCACATCCATCTCGACTCCCATTCCACGCACAGCAACTACAAATGTGCGCTGGTGAAGG gcacgAGCAGTCCCAGGGAACCCCCACACCTCTGGAGTCTCCTCTTGGCAGCCGCAGCCCTGGCAGCCGTGGGATGCCTCTAA
- the LOC137854502 gene encoding erythroblast NAD(P)(+)--arginine ADP-ribosyltransferase-like has translation MEHLGLGWVLLAGTLAGTLAASSTREQDLGPIKKLAMGMAQNSFDDQYRGCRYKMEVALKKLYHVEFKNHIYADTWRRADERWRKQWGNSNHPQVLRREYAVAVLAYTANTGLYSQFNAAVREGGRSRGYYLQSFPFKTLHFLLTEALHTLWKAQGHRCYNVYRGVKGIHFTAHRHQTVRFGQFASASLQKNAAQKFGQDTFFIVYTCYGVPIKHFSFFPTEDEILIPPYEVFKVTNVMSYFSRSIIHLRSHTTQSTYNCALLKGKGSQQGGCPREMAGDRAQPWAGAAVLPALLQPWLQRKGGPVPPAL, from the coding sequence ATGGAGCACCTCggcctgggctgggtgctgctggccggCACCTTGGCTGGCACCTTGGCCGCCAGCAGCACCCGTGAGCAAGACCTCGGCCCCATAAAGAAGTTGGCAATGGGCATGGCCCAGAACTCCTTCGATGACCAGTACCGGGGTTGCAGATACAAGATGGAGGTTGCGCTGAAGAAACTGTACCATGTGGAATTCAAAAACCACATTTATGCAGAcacctggagaagagcagacGAGAGGTGGCGGAAGCAATGGGGTAACTCCAACCACCCGCAGGTGCTGCGGCGGGAATATGCGGTGGCCGTGCTGGCGTACACTGCTAATACAGGCCTCTACAGCCAGTTCAACGCAGCTGTGCGCGAGGGTGGGCGCTCTCGCGGGTACTACCTCCAATCCTTCCCCTTCAAGACGCTGCATTTCCTCCTGACCGAGGCCCTGCACACTCTGTGGAAAGCCCAGGGCCACAGATGCTACAACGTCTACCGTGGCGTCAAGGGCATCCACTTTACGGCCCACCGTCACCAGACCGTCCGCTTCGGCCAGTTCgcctctgcctccctccagAAGAATGCTGCCCAGAAATTTGGCCAGGACACCTTCTTCATTGTGTACACCTGCTACGGTGTCCCCATCaagcatttctcctttttccctacTGAGGATGAAATCCTCATCCCACCCTATGAGGTCTTCAAGGTCACCAATGTCATGAGTTACTTCAGCAGAAGCATCATCCATCTCCGCTCCCATACCACACAGAGCACCTACAACTGTGCGCTGCTGAAGGGTaagggcagccagcagggtgGGTGCCCCCGGGAgatggctggggacagggcacagccctgggcaggcgCCGCCGTGCTCCCCGCGCTCCTCCAGCCAtggctgcagaggaaagggGGCCCCGTGCCACCAGCTCTGTGA